In Hasllibacter sp. MH4015, the following proteins share a genomic window:
- a CDS encoding J domain-containing protein, whose protein sequence is MMTPDMTRAFRLLDVAPGADRATIRKAWRKLVRAYHPDQVRGDKVAANRRLADLNAAFDLVSTWDPSMVEPAAPPRPTRRRKARQQAQSAQRRKDEAAARARAATLEARDAAKRAARAAAAERATRPVPPSSAKDRLASRAARRVFSDALRVLGPAASPELSITA, encoded by the coding sequence ATGATGACGCCCGACATGACCCGCGCCTTCCGCCTGCTCGATGTCGCACCCGGTGCGGACCGCGCCACGATCCGCAAGGCCTGGCGTAAGCTGGTGCGCGCCTACCACCCTGACCAGGTGCGCGGCGACAAGGTGGCGGCGAACCGGCGGCTTGCGGATCTGAACGCGGCCTTCGACCTCGTCTCCACCTGGGACCCGAGCATGGTGGAGCCCGCTGCCCCGCCCCGCCCGACCCGACGCCGCAAAGCGCGTCAACAGGCCCAGTCGGCCCAACGCCGCAAGGACGAGGCCGCCGCCCGCGCCCGCGCCGCCACCCTTGAGGCGCGCGACGCCGCCAAGCGCGCGGCACGGGCCGCAGCCGCCGAACGCGCCACACGGCCTGTTCCTCCTTCCTCCGCCAAGGATCGCCTTGCCAGCCGCGCGGCGCGCCGCGTGTTCTCCGACGCCCTGCGCGTCCTCGGCCCCGCCGCAAGCCCGGAATTGTCGATTACGGCCTGA
- a CDS encoding xanthine dehydrogenase molybdopterin binding subunit, which yields MSVYKPLPHDAATLHVTGAARYIDDIPTPPDCLHLAFGLSTVAKGTLTNLVLDPVRASDGVIAVIAGADLDKIPDCSPSNHDEPLLSDRTIHYAGQPIFLVAASSHLAARRAAAKARIEFTEGTPILSIEEAEAANSRFEDGPRIYAKGEIDAAAAKAAHTVTGSLDIGGQEHFYLEGQSALALPQEGGDMVVHSSSQHPTEIQHKVADALGQPMHSVRVEVRRMGGGFGGKESQGNHLAIACALVAARTGRPCKMRYDRDDDFIVTGKRHDARIDYRGYFDSDGKVLGIDFIQHIRCGWAMDLSLPVADRAMLHADNAYLLPAARITSHRWKTNTQSATAFRGFGGPQGMVGIERVMDHAAHQMGLDPLELRRRNYYRAAARDTGDGGNSAPASKTGQPLDTADLAGRGSVRVSGGGGGAKRFGGAHSPVAGGVAANTTPYGMEVEDFILHDLTERLSASAAYENRKSAVDKWNAKNPILKRGIALTPVKFGISFTLTHLNQAGALVHVYQDGSIHMNHGGTEMGQGLFQKVAQVAADRFGVDPGRVKITATDTGKLPNTSATAASSGTDLNGMAVKAACDTIRDRIAEVVAPDLQAEPAAIVFADGEVRAGSAAMKFEEAVTKTYMARVSLSATGFYSTPKIEWDRIAGQGRPFFYFAYGAACSEVVIDTLTGENRILRTDILHDAGASLNPALDLGQIEGGFVQGAGWLTMEELVWDDNGALRTHAPSTYKIPCASDTPDIFNVDLWDGANREDTIYRSKAVGEPPFMLGISVFSALGHACAAAGPNFPDLQAPATAEAVLAAVARARG from the coding sequence ATGAGCGTATACAAACCCCTGCCCCACGACGCCGCAACGCTCCATGTCACCGGTGCCGCGCGATATATCGACGATATCCCCACGCCCCCCGACTGCCTGCACCTGGCCTTCGGCCTCAGCACGGTGGCGAAAGGCACGCTCACGAATCTGGTCCTCGACCCTGTCCGTGCATCCGACGGCGTGATCGCGGTGATTGCGGGCGCCGATCTGGACAAGATCCCCGATTGCTCCCCGTCGAACCACGATGAACCGCTGCTGAGCGACCGCACGATCCACTACGCAGGCCAGCCGATCTTCCTCGTCGCGGCCTCCAGCCACCTCGCCGCCCGTCGCGCCGCCGCGAAGGCCCGGATCGAGTTCACGGAAGGCACCCCGATCCTGTCCATCGAGGAGGCCGAGGCCGCCAACAGCCGGTTCGAGGACGGGCCGCGCATCTATGCCAAGGGTGAGATCGACGCCGCCGCCGCCAAGGCCGCCCATACCGTCACCGGCAGCCTCGATATCGGCGGGCAGGAGCATTTCTACCTGGAAGGGCAATCCGCCCTTGCCCTACCCCAGGAGGGCGGGGACATGGTGGTCCATTCCTCGTCGCAGCATCCCACGGAAATCCAGCACAAGGTCGCCGATGCCCTCGGCCAGCCGATGCACTCCGTCCGCGTGGAAGTGCGGCGCATGGGCGGCGGGTTCGGCGGCAAGGAAAGCCAGGGCAACCACCTCGCCATCGCCTGCGCCCTCGTGGCCGCGCGCACCGGGCGGCCCTGCAAGATGCGCTACGACCGGGACGACGACTTCATCGTCACCGGTAAGCGCCACGATGCGCGGATCGATTATCGCGGGTATTTCGACAGCGACGGCAAGGTGCTCGGGATAGACTTCATCCAGCATATCCGCTGCGGGTGGGCCATGGACCTGAGCCTTCCCGTGGCCGATCGCGCCATGCTCCACGCCGACAACGCGTACCTTCTGCCGGCCGCGCGGATCACGTCGCATCGATGGAAGACCAACACCCAATCTGCCACGGCCTTCCGGGGCTTCGGCGGGCCGCAAGGCATGGTGGGGATCGAGCGGGTGATGGACCATGCCGCCCACCAGATGGGCCTCGATCCTCTGGAGCTTCGCCGCCGGAATTATTACCGCGCGGCGGCGCGGGATACTGGCGATGGGGGCAATTCAGCACCCGCCAGCAAGACCGGACAACCCCTCGACACCGCCGACCTCGCCGGGCGCGGATCGGTGCGGGTTTCGGGCGGCGGCGGCGGTGCAAAACGTTTCGGCGGTGCCCATTCACCCGTCGCCGGCGGGGTCGCGGCGAACACCACGCCTTACGGGATGGAGGTTGAGGATTTCATACTCCACGACCTGACCGAGCGCCTATCGGCCAGCGCCGCATACGAAAACCGCAAGTCCGCTGTGGATAAGTGGAACGCGAAAAATCCGATCCTGAAACGCGGTATCGCGCTGACCCCGGTGAAATTCGGCATATCCTTCACGCTCACCCATCTCAACCAGGCGGGCGCGCTGGTGCATGTGTATCAGGATGGCTCCATCCACATGAACCACGGCGGGACGGAGATGGGGCAAGGCCTATTCCAGAAGGTCGCGCAGGTGGCCGCAGACCGGTTCGGCGTCGACCCGGGCAGGGTCAAGATCACCGCGACCGATACCGGCAAATTGCCCAACACCTCCGCCACGGCCGCATCCTCCGGCACGGATCTCAACGGCATGGCCGTCAAGGCGGCCTGCGACACGATCCGTGACCGCATCGCGGAGGTCGTCGCCCCCGATCTGCAGGCCGAACCCGCTGCAATCGTCTTCGCCGACGGGGAGGTGCGCGCAGGCTCCGCCGCCATGAAGTTCGAGGAGGCGGTGACAAAGACCTACATGGCCCGCGTCAGCCTCAGCGCGACAGGCTTCTACAGCACGCCCAAGATCGAATGGGATCGCATCGCCGGACAGGGCCGTCCGTTCTTCTACTTCGCCTATGGCGCGGCCTGTTCAGAGGTCGTGATCGACACGCTCACGGGCGAAAACCGTATCCTGCGCACTGACATCCTGCACGATGCGGGCGCGTCCCTGAACCCTGCCCTCGACCTCGGCCAGATCGAAGGCGGTTTCGTGCAAGGGGCCGGATGGCTGACGATGGAGGAGCTGGTCTGGGACGACAATGGCGCGCTGCGCACCCATGCGCCGTCGACCTACAAGATCCCGTGCGCGTCCGACACGCCGGACATCTTCAACGTGGACCTCTGGGACGGGGCGAACCGCGAGGACACGATCTATCGCTCCAAGGCCGTGGGGGAGCCGCCTTTCATGCTCGGCATTTCCGTCTTCTCCGCCCTTGGCCATGCCTGCGCGGCGGCGGGGCCGAACTTCCCCGACCTGCAAGCCCCCGCCACGGCGGAGGCGGTGCTGGCCGCCGTGGCCCGGGCGCGCGGATGA
- a CDS encoding helix-turn-helix transcriptional regulator, whose protein sequence is MANNLDHVFTALSDPTRRAVIAQLGQGEAPIKALAGPHDMALPSFLKHIRQLERAGLVTSRKIGRTRICTLHPEALDTVDDWLAAQRRIWTGRLDRLETYLDQTEVPE, encoded by the coding sequence ATGGCTAACAATCTTGACCACGTCTTCACCGCCCTCTCCGACCCGACCCGCCGTGCGGTCATCGCGCAATTGGGCCAGGGGGAGGCTCCGATCAAGGCCCTCGCCGGCCCCCACGACATGGCCTTGCCAAGTTTCCTCAAGCATATTCGCCAGTTGGAACGCGCGGGCCTCGTGACGTCCCGCAAGATCGGGCGCACCCGGATCTGCACCCTGCATCCGGAGGCGTTGGATACGGTCGATGACTGGCTCGCCGCCCAACGGCGGATCTGGACCGGGCGACTGGATCGGCTTGAAACCTATCTCGACCAAACGGAGGTGCCGGAATGA
- a CDS encoding glycoside hydrolase family 5 protein — protein MVCRFLLPLLFLTAPAAAFPVERCINLGAAMEAPVEGDWGYVIEAQHIAAIAQAGFDTIRLPVRFSAHWNGTYLSPDFLARVDQVLNWAFAADLHVILDLHHFNEMAFDPAFHGPRLIAIWSALARHYSDAPDALMFELFNEPHGAFTTERARPLFRQITAMIRRTHPDRWIITGGGDWNDLDEMLRLPDPRRAEVRTFHYYRPWSFTHQQAAYLPDPPPPSDWGSTADIAVLRSDMARAGAATGPVFLGEFGVYAATDQAARLAWIRAVREAAEANGIPWCYWGFTQGDVIGFSAFDTSTGQWEPGMLDALFD, from the coding sequence ATGGTCTGCCGCTTCCTCCTTCCGCTCCTGTTTCTGACTGCGCCAGCTGCCGCCTTTCCGGTCGAACGGTGCATCAATCTCGGCGCAGCGATGGAGGCGCCGGTGGAAGGCGATTGGGGCTACGTGATCGAGGCGCAGCACATCGCGGCCATCGCGCAGGCCGGATTCGACACAATTCGCCTTCCCGTCCGCTTCTCCGCCCATTGGAACGGCACATACCTGTCGCCCGATTTCCTCGCGCGGGTGGATCAGGTGCTTAATTGGGCCTTCGCCGCCGACCTGCACGTGATCCTCGACCTGCACCATTTCAACGAGATGGCGTTCGACCCGGCCTTCCACGGCCCGCGCCTCATCGCGATCTGGTCGGCCTTGGCCCGCCATTATTCCGACGCGCCCGATGCGCTGATGTTCGAGCTTTTCAACGAACCCCACGGCGCCTTCACCACCGAACGCGCGCGACCGCTGTTCCGCCAGATCACCGCGATGATCCGTCGGACCCATCCCGACCGCTGGATCATCACCGGCGGAGGCGATTGGAACGATCTGGACGAAATGCTACGCTTGCCCGATCCGCGCCGGGCGGAGGTTCGGACCTTCCACTATTACCGACCGTGGTCCTTCACCCACCAACAGGCCGCCTACCTCCCCGATCCGCCGCCCCCGTCCGATTGGGGCTCCACCGCCGACATCGCCGTGCTGCGATCGGACATGGCCCGGGCGGGCGCGGCGACCGGGCCCGTGTTCCTGGGCGAATTCGGCGTCTACGCCGCAACGGACCAAGCCGCACGCCTTGCCTGGATACGGGCCGTGCGCGAAGCGGCGGAGGCCAACGGCATCCCGTGGTGCTATTGGGGGTTCACCCAAGGCGACGTGATCGGCTTTTCCGCCTTCGACACAAGCACCGGCCAATGGGAGCCGGGGATGCTGGACGCGCTTTTCGACTGA
- the xdhA gene encoding xanthine dehydrogenase small subunit — translation MTIRFLLNGEPQEVSAPPTTTLLDWLRERARLTGTKEGCNEGDCGACTIMVTDPDGTARALNACILFLPQLDGRAVRTVEGIAAPDGTLHPVQQAMVDLHGSQCGFCTPGFIAMMATAHLNGATDHADQIAGNLCRCTGYAPILRAAEAAASAPIPAHMRADAEALSVPFHVPEISSGGVAPGDGGQTAPPSSQDNPAFIPKSADALAAWYLDHPDATLIAGATDVGLWVTKQHRALGDVAFLNQCADLRGITSDDQTIRIGAMTNLNEVRHFLASRHPSFAEMIRRYGSVQVRNAATIGGNIANGSPIGDTPPALIALGATLHLRKGNARRDLPLEDFFIAYGQQDRAKGEFLENVSFPVQADNLRVYKLSKRFDQDISAVCGAFNLTVTDGKITDARIAFGGMAGIPARAARVEAALIGQDLSENSAQAALSAFAEDYTPMSDMRASADYRLRTAQNTLLRYVAEMSGKPASVLEVRA, via the coding sequence ATGACGATACGGTTTCTTCTCAACGGAGAACCGCAGGAGGTTTCGGCACCGCCGACCACGACCCTGCTCGACTGGCTACGGGAACGCGCGCGGCTGACCGGCACCAAGGAAGGCTGCAACGAAGGCGATTGCGGCGCCTGTACCATCATGGTGACGGATCCCGATGGCACGGCGCGCGCGCTGAACGCCTGTATCCTGTTCTTGCCGCAACTCGACGGCCGCGCGGTCCGCACCGTCGAAGGCATTGCCGCCCCCGATGGCACCCTGCATCCGGTCCAACAGGCCATGGTCGATCTTCACGGCTCCCAATGCGGGTTCTGTACGCCCGGCTTCATCGCCATGATGGCCACCGCGCATCTCAACGGGGCCACGGACCATGCCGACCAGATCGCGGGCAACCTGTGCCGCTGCACCGGCTACGCTCCGATCCTGCGCGCGGCGGAGGCGGCGGCCTCGGCCCCTATCCCCGCCCACATGCGCGCCGATGCAGAGGCGCTCTCCGTCCCCTTCCATGTGCCCGAAATATCCTCGGGGGGAGTCGCCCCCGGCGACGGGGGGCAGACAGCCCCCCCTTCTTCGCAGGACAATCCCGCCTTCATCCCCAAATCAGCCGACGCACTGGCCGCATGGTATCTCGATCACCCCGACGCCACCCTGATCGCCGGGGCCACCGATGTCGGCCTCTGGGTCACGAAACAGCACCGCGCGCTCGGCGACGTCGCGTTTCTCAACCAATGCGCCGACCTGCGCGGCATCACCTCCGACGATCAGACCATCCGCATCGGCGCCATGACCAACCTCAACGAGGTCCGCCACTTCCTCGCCTCCCGTCACCCGAGCTTCGCCGAGATGATCCGCCGTTACGGCTCCGTTCAGGTTCGCAATGCCGCCACGATCGGGGGCAATATCGCCAATGGCTCCCCCATCGGGGATACGCCGCCCGCCCTCATCGCGCTCGGTGCCACGTTGCACCTGCGAAAGGGCAACGCGCGCCGCGATCTGCCGTTGGAGGATTTCTTCATCGCCTACGGGCAGCAGGACCGCGCCAAAGGCGAATTCTTGGAGAATGTGTCGTTCCCCGTTCAGGCGGACAATCTGCGGGTCTACAAACTCTCCAAACGGTTCGATCAGGATATCTCTGCCGTTTGTGGGGCCTTCAACCTGACTGTCACGGACGGCAAAATCACCGATGCCCGCATCGCGTTCGGCGGTATGGCGGGCATCCCGGCCCGCGCCGCCCGCGTGGAGGCTGCCTTGATCGGCCAGGACCTGTCCGAGAACTCGGCCCAGGCCGCGCTGTCTGCTTTTGCCGAGGACTACACCCCGATGTCGGACATGCGCGCCAGCGCCGACTATCGGCTCCGCACCGCGCAGAACACGCTCCTGCGCTACGTGGCGGAGATGTCGGGCAAGCCCGCCTCGGTGCTGGAGGTCCGGGCATGA